In a single window of the Balneolaceae bacterium genome:
- a CDS encoding TrmH family RNA methyltransferase: protein MLIAPAGTLAGSPAAAAAPFAMTAEKLSTREILRRNLQRKPPAGMGQLRLMLHDVRSMHNVGAAFRSADAFGVLELLLTGFTPVPPRPEITKTALGADEHVDWRRFEETGEAVTLLREEQSLLVAFEQTDRSVAMPELELPAGRPVCLLFGNEVEGIPPTLLEEADRLVEIPQYGHKHSLNVSVTVGIALYGILSLCWEHD, encoded by the coding sequence ATGTTAATTGCCCCTGCCGGCACGCTCGCCGGGTCGCCGGCGGCCGCTGCAGCCCCCTTCGCCATGACCGCTGAAAAACTATCCACACGCGAGATTCTACGCCGAAATCTGCAGCGAAAACCACCGGCCGGCATGGGACAGCTGCGGCTTATGCTCCACGACGTGCGCAGTATGCACAACGTAGGAGCGGCCTTCCGCTCGGCAGACGCCTTCGGGGTTCTGGAACTACTGCTGACCGGCTTCACGCCGGTCCCGCCGAGACCGGAGATCACCAAAACCGCCCTGGGTGCCGATGAGCATGTAGACTGGCGCCGTTTTGAGGAGACCGGGGAGGCCGTGACGCTGCTGCGCGAGGAGCAGAGCCTGCTGGTGGCCTTCGAGCAGACCGACCGAAGCGTGGCCATGCCCGAGCTGGAACTGCCCGCCGGTCGGCCGGTCTGCCTGCTCTTCGGCAACGAAGTGGAGGGCATCCCCCCCACGCTGCTGGAAGAGGCCGACCGCCTGGTGGAGATACCACAGTACGGGCACAAGCACTCGCTGAACGTATCGGTGACCGTGGGCATCGCCCTCTACGGGATACTGAGTCTCTGCTGGGAGCATGACTGA
- a CDS encoding sodium-dependent transporter, whose protein sequence is MAGTDTTARGTWNSKLGFILAAAGSAVGLGNIWRFPTEAASNGGGAFLLIYLVCCFLIGFPVMMAEISIGRKTRKNPVGAFRALGNNAFYPLIGLWGVLCGVMILSFYTVVAGWTVSYVFEEALFFMGYTDWAAWIGDTSNGWLNALFAVAFMGATISIIRGGVSDGIERATKTLMPLLFIILFVLIGYVVTQPGSGVGLSTYLYPDFSEIDAELIFAAMGQAFFSLSLGMGADHPMRSDPLHKENVQQARPLSPGLGHLVAFLAGLLIIPAMYMAQAAGITIFDAADNLIAGPALIFQVLPSLFHELGGFFGVFLGITFFLLLSVAALTSTISLLEVPVSYAIDEYKIPRKRAALYIGLGILAVSMFVSFDTSLIGTLDYVFSTIGLPLGGILICLFLGYTWKTENALAEMDQGNPGFSGSVMGKTWKLFIMIVCPLLILYNLLSNFL, encoded by the coding sequence GTGGCTGGGACAGACACGACTGCGCGCGGCACCTGGAATTCCAAACTGGGCTTTATCCTTGCAGCGGCGGGTTCGGCCGTGGGACTGGGCAACATCTGGCGTTTTCCCACTGAGGCGGCCTCCAACGGGGGCGGGGCCTTCCTGCTCATCTACCTGGTCTGCTGTTTCCTCATCGGCTTTCCCGTCATGATGGCCGAGATCAGCATCGGACGCAAAACACGCAAAAATCCGGTGGGGGCCTTCAGGGCCCTTGGCAACAACGCCTTCTACCCGCTGATCGGGCTCTGGGGGGTGCTTTGCGGGGTAATGATTCTCTCCTTCTATACCGTGGTGGCAGGCTGGACCGTCAGCTACGTCTTCGAGGAGGCTCTCTTCTTCATGGGCTACACCGACTGGGCCGCCTGGATCGGTGACACCTCCAACGGTTGGCTCAACGCTCTCTTTGCTGTCGCCTTCATGGGCGCCACCATTTCCATCATACGGGGCGGGGTGAGCGACGGCATCGAACGGGCCACCAAGACCCTCATGCCCCTGCTTTTTATTATCCTTTTTGTGCTCATCGGCTACGTAGTCACCCAGCCGGGCAGCGGCGTAGGGTTGTCCACCTACCTCTATCCCGACTTTTCGGAAATCGACGCGGAGCTCATTTTTGCCGCCATGGGACAGGCTTTCTTCTCACTATCGCTGGGGATGGGTGCTGATCACCCGATGCGAAGCGACCCTCTCCACAAAGAGAATGTGCAGCAGGCGCGGCCCTTATCACCCGGCCTGGGACACCTGGTCGCCTTCCTGGCCGGCCTGCTGATTATTCCCGCCATGTACATGGCCCAGGCGGCGGGCATCACCATTTTTGACGCGGCCGACAACCTGATCGCCGGACCCGCCCTCATCTTCCAGGTACTTCCCTCCCTCTTCCATGAACTGGGCGGCTTCTTCGGCGTCTTCCTCGGGATCACCTTCTTCCTGCTGCTCAGCGTGGCAGCCCTTACCTCAACCATCTCCCTGCTGGAGGTGCCTGTTTCCTACGCCATCGACGAATATAAGATACCCCGCAAACGGGCAGCTCTCTACATCGGGCTCGGCATCCTGGCCGTCTCCATGTTCGTCTCCTTCGACACCAGTCTCATCGGCACCCTCGACTACGTCTTCAGCACCATTGGCCTGCCGCTGGGCGGTATTCTGATCTGCCTCTTCCTGGGCTACACCTGGAAGACCGAAAACGCCCTGGCCGAAATGGACCAGGGCAACCCGGGCTTCAGCGGCTCCGTCATGGGCAAAACCTGGAAGCTCTTCATCATGATCGTCTGCCCCCTTCTCATCCTCTACAACCTACTCAGCAATTTCCTGTGA
- a CDS encoding UDP-glucuronic acid decarboxylase family protein gives MPDKHILITGGAGFLGSHLCDRYLAEGYRVICMDNLLTGSLDNIAHLEDEPRFTFVEHDVTEYIEVDGPLDLILHFASPASPRDYLEMPIQTLKVGSLGTHKALGLAKAKGARFLLASTSEVYGDPQVHPQREDYWGNVNPIGHRGVYDEAKRFAEAMTMAYHRYHGMETRIVRIFNTYGARMRLHDGRALPTFMRQALNGNPLTVFGDGSQTRSFTYVDDLVEGIWRLSMSEEAEPVNIGNPEEISILEFAREIIELTGSGSEVVFEELPKDDPQIRQPDISKARRVLDWQPSVSRREGLLKTLDYFKKQVL, from the coding sequence ATGCCTGACAAACACATTCTCATAACCGGGGGCGCCGGCTTCCTGGGTTCGCACCTCTGCGACCGCTACCTGGCCGAGGGGTACCGGGTGATCTGCATGGACAACCTGCTTACCGGCTCGCTGGACAACATCGCCCACCTGGAGGACGAGCCGCGCTTTACCTTCGTCGAACACGACGTCACCGAGTATATCGAGGTGGACGGCCCCCTCGACCTCATTCTGCATTTCGCCTCGCCGGCCTCCCCCCGCGACTACCTGGAGATGCCCATACAGACCCTGAAGGTGGGCTCGCTGGGCACCCACAAGGCGCTGGGTCTGGCCAAGGCCAAGGGAGCCCGCTTCCTGCTGGCCTCCACCAGCGAGGTCTACGGGGATCCGCAGGTGCACCCCCAGCGCGAGGACTACTGGGGCAACGTAAATCCCATCGGCCACCGCGGGGTCTACGACGAGGCCAAGCGATTCGCCGAGGCGATGACCATGGCCTACCACCGCTACCACGGCATGGAGACGCGTATCGTGCGCATTTTCAACACCTACGGGGCCCGCATGCGGCTGCACGACGGGCGCGCCCTGCCCACCTTCATGCGGCAGGCGCTCAACGGCAATCCGCTGACGGTCTTCGGAGACGGAAGCCAGACGCGATCGTTCACCTACGTAGACGACCTGGTGGAGGGTATCTGGCGGCTGTCGATGTCCGAGGAGGCCGAGCCGGTGAACATCGGCAACCCCGAGGAGATCTCCATCCTGGAGTTTGCCCGCGAGATCATCGAGCTGACGGGCTCCGGCAGCGAGGTCGTCTTCGAGGAGCTGCCCAAGGACGACCCACAGATCCGCCAGCCCGATATCTCCAAGGCGCGCCGGGTGCTCGACTGGCAGCCCAGCGTTTCCCGGCGCGAGGGACTGCTCAAGACGCTGGACTACTTCAAGAAGCAGGTGCTTTGA
- a CDS encoding caspase family protein — protein sequence MRYLLCILLLASALASGCTSAQWVERDRGAVDSGEFQVLEEERFLQRLAAPTPDTPVLRLELFSRTRYEYARKIRYERTIQRYRLRPGFVIAGLAGAGLGVYLGQSPSVSGSFSAGQRVAFQAAGGLAALVGLLNMKPAGDPQPTGEERLLGDTGTVVKSDTLRVEEPSEHAARIRVFYQQSEIYSENRVPESGRLEIALGERLADQGISGPDPGSLRVEVSYRDSLYRYDMGVEEVLKPYVRVTSPVTQLRSTAEEGPGNILAELVEGSRLIFVDEQPSSRWYRVRYGLSENYLLKTDARIVWDTAQSESGGQAVSVPTIPWGKVDVESNIPILAPHSLSNRALVVTNEHYPAPLPTRSYTHRDGRLITTYLENALGYYSSSVMRLEDLEETAPLQDRLERLRQASDNATNLFVYLAGYADVDLSEDRIRVSYRLTGSAPGDAPGISLEELFRELSLIRAQRKVVVLDLSFRSTGEGELPGERRLDLEQPLRNLAKPLLDGPDEAAVFVASGLDQQSALYLNQSGEDKKHHIFTYYFARAIQQRNTLAGAIQQFLQRNVSYTSRRLHDRPQEIHFFGNTEVNLAGGQ from the coding sequence ATGCGTTACCTTCTCTGCATACTACTTCTGGCGTCTGCACTGGCGTCAGGCTGCACAAGCGCCCAATGGGTGGAACGCGACCGCGGAGCTGTGGACAGCGGTGAGTTCCAGGTGCTCGAGGAGGAACGCTTCCTGCAGCGCCTGGCAGCGCCCACCCCTGATACGCCCGTCCTGCGCCTGGAGCTATTCTCCCGCACCCGCTACGAATACGCCCGAAAAATACGCTACGAACGCACCATCCAGCGCTATCGTCTGCGTCCCGGTTTTGTGATTGCGGGACTGGCCGGCGCCGGGCTGGGCGTCTACCTGGGCCAGAGTCCCTCGGTCTCGGGAAGTTTTTCGGCGGGGCAGCGCGTGGCCTTTCAGGCCGCCGGGGGACTGGCTGCACTGGTGGGTCTGCTGAACATGAAGCCGGCCGGCGATCCGCAGCCCACGGGGGAGGAACGCCTGCTTGGCGACACAGGCACCGTTGTAAAATCGGACACCCTCCGGGTGGAAGAACCGAGCGAGCATGCGGCACGCATTCGCGTGTTCTATCAGCAGAGCGAAATATACAGCGAAAACAGGGTTCCCGAATCCGGCAGACTTGAGATCGCCCTCGGCGAGCGCCTGGCCGACCAGGGGATCAGCGGACCCGATCCGGGAAGCCTGAGGGTGGAGGTATCCTACCGCGACTCCCTCTACCGCTACGACATGGGAGTCGAAGAGGTCCTGAAGCCCTATGTACGCGTCACATCCCCGGTCACCCAGCTGCGCTCCACGGCCGAGGAGGGACCCGGCAACATCCTGGCCGAACTGGTGGAGGGAAGCCGCCTTATCTTCGTGGACGAACAGCCGTCCAGCCGCTGGTACCGCGTGCGCTACGGTCTCTCGGAGAACTACCTGCTGAAGACCGACGCCCGTATCGTGTGGGACACGGCCCAGTCGGAGAGCGGCGGGCAGGCCGTGTCGGTGCCCACCATACCCTGGGGCAAGGTGGATGTGGAGAGTAATATACCCATCCTGGCGCCGCACAGTCTCTCCAACCGCGCGCTGGTGGTGACCAACGAGCACTACCCCGCACCGCTGCCCACGCGCAGCTATACCCACCGTGACGGCCGGCTGATCACGACCTACCTGGAAAACGCCCTCGGCTATTACTCCTCCTCGGTCATGCGGCTGGAGGACCTGGAGGAGACGGCTCCGCTGCAGGACCGCCTGGAGCGGCTGCGACAGGCCTCGGATAACGCCACCAACCTCTTCGTCTACCTGGCCGGTTACGCGGATGTGGACCTCAGCGAGGATCGCATCAGGGTCTCCTACCGTCTTACAGGAAGCGCCCCCGGAGATGCGCCCGGGATCTCCCTGGAGGAGCTATTCCGTGAGCTCTCCCTGATTCGCGCGCAGCGCAAGGTGGTGGTGCTCGACCTGAGTTTCCGGTCCACGGGGGAAGGAGAACTTCCCGGGGAGCGGCGCCTTGACCTCGAGCAGCCCCTTCGCAATCTTGCAAAGCCCTTGCTGGACGGGCCGGACGAGGCCGCGGTCTTCGTGGCTTCGGGACTGGACCAGCAGTCGGCCCTCTACCTCAATCAGTCGGGCGAGGACAAAAAGCATCACATCTTTACCTACTATTTCGCACGGGCTATCCAGCAGCGCAACACGCTGGCGGGCGCCATCCAGCAGTTTCTGCAGCGCAACGTCTCCTACACCTCGCGCAGACTGCACGACCGACCCCAGGAGATTCATTTCTTCGGTAATACCGAGGTAAACCTGGCAGGCGGACAGTGA
- the efp gene encoding elongation factor P gives MAKVSTSEFRSGMVLDVDGELYSIVEYHHVKPGKGGAFLKTKLKGVVNEKTIEKSFRSGESVNEVRVERQPYQFIYREGNLFYFMHQDTYEQLPVEESNVRGANFITEGQQCTLVVDVDNENVLYAEPPDHITAEVVKTRPGIRGDTATGGSKPATLESGAEVQVPLFIEEGELIKVDTRTSEYLERVKTE, from the coding sequence ATGGCGAAAGTCTCCACATCTGAATTCCGTTCGGGCATGGTGCTTGACGTCGACGGCGAGCTCTACTCCATCGTGGAATACCACCACGTAAAGCCCGGCAAGGGCGGGGCTTTTCTGAAGACCAAGCTGAAAGGAGTGGTCAACGAAAAGACCATCGAGAAGAGCTTCCGCTCGGGTGAAAGCGTCAACGAGGTGCGCGTGGAGCGCCAGCCCTACCAGTTCATCTATCGCGAGGGCAACCTCTTCTATTTCATGCACCAGGATACCTACGAGCAGCTTCCCGTGGAGGAGAGCAATGTCCGCGGCGCCAACTTCATCACCGAAGGGCAGCAGTGCACACTGGTGGTGGACGTGGATAATGAAAATGTGCTCTACGCCGAACCCCCGGACCACATCACCGCCGAAGTGGTGAAAACCCGGCCCGGCATCAGGGGCGACACGGCCACGGGCGGCTCCAAGCCGGCCACCCTGGAGTCGGGCGCCGAGGTGCAGGTGCCCCTCTTCATCGAGGAAGGTGAGCTCATCAAGGTCGACACCCGCACGTCGGAATATCTGGAACGCGTCAAAACCGAGTAA
- a CDS encoding UDP-glucose/GDP-mannose dehydrogenase family protein, with amino-acid sequence MKIAIVGTGYVGLVSGTCFADSGNDVTCVDIDENKVKRLRDGEIPIYEPGLETLFNRSVREGRLHFTTDLESAVREAEIVFLCLPTPPGADGQADLSAVLKVAGQLGGLLNGYKVIVNKSTVPVGTAERVRKAIAEGTEEEFDVVSNPEFLREGAAVDDFMKPERVVIGTSSERAAEIMTTLYEPFVRSGNPIIVMDERSSELTKYAANAMLATKITFMNEIANICERVGANVDNVRRGIGTDSRIGKRFIFAGIGYGGSCFPKDVQAIHYTASQNGYDFRILDSVMKVNESQKVSIVKKMENYYGTDDFSGKTFGLWGLSFKPETDDVREAPALYIARELVRRGAELLAYDPEAIETFREAIDPETLEGIRFVDDQKKAIDGVDALVICTEWNEFRRPTVDNFASHMEKAVIFDGRNLYDLDRARKAGITYISVGRPHIYA; translated from the coding sequence ATGAAGATTGCGATTGTAGGGACGGGCTATGTCGGCCTGGTATCGGGCACCTGTTTTGCCGATTCGGGCAACGACGTGACCTGCGTGGATATCGACGAGAACAAGGTAAAGCGCCTGCGAGACGGCGAAATTCCCATATATGAGCCGGGCCTGGAGACCCTCTTCAACCGCTCGGTGCGTGAGGGTCGGCTGCATTTCACCACCGACCTGGAGTCGGCCGTCCGCGAGGCCGAAATTGTCTTTCTCTGCCTGCCCACGCCTCCGGGCGCCGACGGGCAGGCCGACCTGAGCGCGGTGCTGAAGGTGGCCGGCCAGCTGGGCGGGCTGCTTAACGGCTACAAGGTGATCGTCAACAAGAGCACCGTACCGGTGGGGACCGCCGAACGGGTGCGGAAGGCCATAGCCGAAGGAACCGAGGAGGAGTTTGACGTGGTCTCCAACCCCGAGTTTCTGCGCGAGGGAGCGGCGGTGGACGATTTCATGAAACCCGAGCGCGTGGTGATCGGCACCTCCAGCGAGCGGGCCGCCGAAATCATGACCACCCTCTACGAGCCCTTCGTACGCAGCGGCAACCCCATCATCGTGATGGATGAGCGCAGCTCCGAGCTGACCAAGTACGCCGCCAACGCCATGCTGGCCACCAAGATCACCTTCATGAACGAGATCGCCAACATCTGTGAGCGGGTGGGGGCGAATGTGGACAACGTGCGGCGCGGCATCGGCACCGACTCGCGCATCGGCAAGCGCTTTATTTTCGCCGGCATCGGCTACGGGGGCAGCTGCTTTCCCAAGGACGTGCAGGCCATCCACTATACCGCCAGTCAGAATGGCTACGATTTTCGCATTCTCGACTCCGTAATGAAAGTGAACGAGTCCCAGAAGGTCTCCATCGTAAAGAAAATGGAGAACTACTACGGCACCGACGACTTCAGCGGAAAGACCTTCGGGCTCTGGGGACTCTCCTTCAAACCGGAAACCGACGACGTCCGTGAGGCCCCGGCCCTCTACATCGCCCGCGAGCTGGTACGCCGCGGGGCGGAGCTGCTGGCCTACGACCCGGAGGCCATCGAGACGTTCCGGGAGGCCATCGACCCGGAGACCCTGGAGGGTATACGTTTCGTGGACGACCAGAAGAAGGCCATCGATGGGGTGGACGCCCTTGTGATATGCACCGAATGGAACGAATTCCGCCGCCCGACGGTGGACAACTTCGCCTCCCACATGGAGAAGGCGGTTATCTTCGACGGGCGCAACCTCTACGACCTGGACCGCGCCCGCAAGGCCGGCATCACCTACATCAGCGTCGGCAGACCCCATATCTATGCCTGA
- the metG gene encoding methionine--tRNA ligase, which produces MKRTLVTSALPYANGPLHLGHLAGAYLPADLFVRYRRMRGDDILHICGSDEHGVPITLAAEKEGVAPQDIVDRFHEMNKKSFAEFGIDFDYYGRTSSKVHYETSRAFFTNLHEKGVFREKVEEQLYDEEAEMFLPDRYVKGTCPNCGYEEAYGDQCEKCGSSLSPTELIDPRSALTGKVPQTRTTRHWYLPLGDFQERLENWLESRTNWKANVRGQVQSWLNEGLADRAVTRDLTWGVPVPLEEADGKVLYVWFDAPIGYISATKEWAAGTGDPEAWKRYWQDEETELLHFIGKDNIVFHCIMFPAMLMAHGDYVLPENVPANEFLNLESRKLSTSRGWAVWLRDYLEDFEADLLRYVLGTILPESKDSDFTWGDFQNKVNSELADVLGNFAHRTLSFTLNYFDGKVPPLEEPAEADRDMLSRIAAQRERIAECYEAFRLREAIAETMKLARAGNKYFTDREPWHTRKSDRQTCGNTLHVCLQVTAALSSLFDPVMPAKMGELRRQLGLGEALPWQEIGPAILSAGEPVREGEILFEKIEDTAIEVQLEKLRARSGEDGDAEAEPETEDYEPLKERISYDEFARLDMRAARILSAEPVEDADRLLKLRVDLGFEERTVVAGIAGHYRPDELEGRMVCVLANLEPRTLFGIESNGMVLMAEESDGGLKFLSADAHPGSTVA; this is translated from the coding sequence ATGAAACGAACCCTAGTAACATCCGCCCTCCCCTACGCCAACGGTCCCCTGCACCTGGGACATCTCGCCGGCGCCTACCTGCCGGCCGATCTTTTCGTGCGCTACCGGCGCATGCGGGGCGACGACATCCTCCATATATGCGGCTCCGACGAGCACGGGGTGCCCATCACCCTGGCCGCCGAGAAGGAAGGGGTGGCGCCGCAGGACATCGTGGACCGCTTCCACGAGATGAACAAGAAGTCCTTCGCCGAATTCGGCATCGATTTCGACTACTACGGGCGCACCAGCTCGAAGGTGCACTACGAGACCTCCCGGGCCTTCTTCACCAACCTTCATGAGAAGGGCGTATTCCGCGAGAAAGTGGAGGAACAGCTCTACGATGAGGAGGCGGAGATGTTCCTGCCCGACCGGTACGTGAAGGGCACCTGTCCGAACTGCGGCTACGAGGAGGCCTACGGGGACCAGTGCGAGAAGTGCGGCTCCTCCCTCTCCCCCACCGAACTGATCGACCCGCGCAGCGCACTCACCGGCAAGGTGCCCCAGACACGCACCACCCGCCACTGGTACCTGCCGCTGGGCGATTTCCAGGAGCGTCTGGAGAACTGGCTGGAGAGCCGCACGAACTGGAAGGCCAACGTGCGGGGACAGGTGCAAAGCTGGCTCAATGAGGGCCTGGCCGACCGCGCCGTGACGCGCGACCTCACATGGGGCGTGCCCGTCCCATTGGAGGAGGCCGATGGCAAGGTGCTCTATGTATGGTTCGACGCACCCATCGGCTACATTTCGGCCACCAAGGAGTGGGCCGCCGGCACCGGCGATCCGGAGGCTTGGAAACGCTACTGGCAGGACGAGGAGACCGAACTCCTTCACTTTATCGGCAAGGACAACATCGTCTTCCACTGCATCATGTTTCCCGCCATGCTGATGGCCCACGGCGACTACGTGCTGCCGGAAAACGTGCCGGCCAACGAGTTCCTGAACCTGGAGAGCCGCAAGCTCTCCACCTCCCGCGGCTGGGCGGTCTGGCTGCGCGACTACCTGGAGGATTTCGAGGCCGACCTGCTGCGCTATGTGCTGGGCACCATCCTCCCCGAGTCGAAGGATTCCGATTTTACCTGGGGCGACTTTCAAAACAAGGTGAACAGCGAGCTGGCCGATGTGCTGGGCAACTTTGCCCACCGCACCCTCTCGTTCACCCTCAACTACTTCGACGGGAAGGTACCCCCACTGGAGGAGCCCGCCGAAGCGGACCGGGACATGCTGTCACGGATCGCCGCCCAGCGCGAACGCATCGCCGAATGCTATGAGGCCTTTCGTCTGCGGGAGGCCATCGCAGAGACCATGAAACTGGCCCGCGCGGGGAACAAATATTTTACCGACCGCGAGCCCTGGCATACCCGCAAGAGCGACCGGCAGACCTGCGGCAACACCCTGCACGTATGCCTGCAGGTAACCGCAGCCCTCTCTTCCCTTTTCGACCCTGTCATGCCCGCTAAAATGGGCGAACTTCGCCGCCAGCTGGGCCTCGGCGAGGCGCTGCCCTGGCAGGAGATCGGTCCCGCCATCCTCAGCGCAGGCGAGCCGGTGAGGGAGGGAGAAATCCTGTTCGAAAAAATCGAGGACACGGCCATTGAAGTCCAGCTGGAAAAGCTGCGCGCCCGGTCCGGGGAGGACGGCGACGCAGAAGCGGAGCCGGAGACGGAAGACTACGAGCCCCTCAAAGAGCGCATCTCCTACGACGAATTCGCCAGACTCGACATGAGGGCGGCGCGCATCCTATCCGCCGAGCCCGTGGAAGATGCCGACCGCCTGCTCAAGCTGAGAGTGGACCTCGGATTTGAAGAGCGCACGGTGGTGGCCGGCATCGCCGGGCACTACCGCCCCGACGAACTGGAGGGACGCATGGTCTGCGTGCTCGCCAACCTGGAGCCGCGCACCCTTTTCGGCATCGAAAGCAACGGGATGGTGCTGATGGCCGAGGAGTCCGACGGAGGACTGAAATTCCTGTCCGCCGATGCGCACCCCGGCAGCACCGTAGCCTGA
- a CDS encoding ATP-grasp domain-containing protein — translation MINSGVPVVPGSDGEVTDPEEAKKICADIGYPVIIKASAGGGGRGMRIVHEEEKLEQAFDTCRNEAETAFGNPGVYIEKFVVNPHHVEIQVMGDRHGNAVHLGERDCSLQRRHQKILEEAPSPLLTPELREEMGQAAVDAALSVDYEGAGTVEFLVDADHNFYFMEMNTRIQVEHPVTEEITDCDLVAEQIKVAAGMELNLGPLKMRGHAIECRINAEDPAHNFRPSPGTITVFHLPGGHSVRMDTHAYSGYRIPPHYDSMIAKLIVSASTREEAINRMRRALSEFVVEGVKTTIPYHLQLMDDENFRRGTFHTKYLENEFTYRNPES, via the coding sequence ATGATCAACAGCGGCGTGCCGGTGGTGCCCGGCAGCGACGGGGAGGTCACCGACCCGGAGGAGGCCAAAAAAATCTGTGCCGACATCGGGTATCCCGTTATTATCAAGGCCTCGGCGGGCGGCGGGGGACGCGGCATGCGCATCGTCCATGAAGAAGAAAAGCTGGAACAGGCCTTCGACACCTGCCGCAACGAAGCCGAGACCGCCTTCGGCAATCCCGGCGTCTATATCGAAAAGTTTGTGGTCAACCCGCACCACGTGGAGATACAGGTAATGGGTGACCGGCACGGCAACGCCGTGCACCTGGGCGAACGCGACTGCTCCCTGCAGCGCCGTCACCAGAAAATTCTGGAGGAGGCCCCCTCCCCCCTGCTCACCCCCGAGCTGCGCGAGGAGATGGGACAGGCCGCCGTGGACGCCGCCCTTTCGGTAGACTACGAGGGCGCCGGCACCGTGGAATTCCTGGTGGACGCCGACCACAACTTCTATTTCATGGAGATGAACACCCGCATCCAGGTGGAGCACCCGGTCACCGAGGAGATCACCGACTGCGACCTGGTGGCCGAACAGATCAAGGTGGCCGCCGGCATGGAGCTGAACCTGGGACCCCTGAAAATGCGGGGGCACGCCATCGAATGCCGCATCAACGCCGAGGACCCCGCTCACAACTTCCGCCCCTCTCCCGGCACCATCACCGTATTTCATCTTCCGGGGGGACACAGTGTGAGGATGGACACCCACGCCTACTCCGGATACCGCATACCCCCGCACTACGACTCCATGATCGCCAAGCTCATCGTAAGCGCCTCCACCCGTGAGGAAGCGATCAACCGCATGCGACGTGCCCTTTCTGAATTCGTGGTCGAGGGCGTAAAGACCACCATCCCCTACCACCTGCAACTGATGGACGACGAGAATTTCCGCAGAGGCACCTTCCACACCAAGTACCTCGAAAACGAGTTCACCTACCGCAACCCCGAATCCTAA
- the accB gene encoding acetyl-CoA carboxylase biotin carboxyl carrier protein codes for MDLKLVRKILDMIAESEVDEVSIEEGDFKISVKKKAEVDQPPMPVQYQVPAGQAPAQPQGGAAGSQTPSGGGEEPSGGAQGGPSEDGKEIDGQVITSPIVGTFYRSPSPDADAFVKVGDSVEKGDTLCIVEAMKIMNEIESEHTGEIKKILVEDAEPVEYEQPLFIIG; via the coding sequence ATGGATTTAAAACTAGTCAGGAAAATCCTCGATATGATCGCCGAAAGCGAGGTGGACGAAGTGTCCATCGAGGAGGGCGATTTCAAGATCAGCGTCAAAAAGAAAGCCGAGGTCGATCAGCCTCCCATGCCCGTACAGTACCAGGTGCCGGCAGGGCAGGCGCCCGCGCAGCCGCAGGGAGGCGCCGCAGGCAGCCAAACCCCGTCCGGCGGAGGCGAGGAACCTTCGGGAGGCGCGCAGGGCGGCCCCTCCGAAGACGGGAAGGAGATCGACGGGCAGGTGATCACCTCGCCCATCGTGGGCACCTTTTACCGCTCCCCCTCCCCCGACGCCGACGCCTTCGTAAAGGTGGGCGATTCGGTAGAGAAGGGTGACACCCTCTGCATCGTGGAGGCCATGAAAATCATGAACGAGATCGAATCGGAACACACCGGCGAGATTAAAAAGATCCTGGTCGAAGACGCCGAGCCGGTGGAGTACGAACAGCCGCTTTTCATCATCGGATAA
- the greA gene encoding transcription elongation factor GreA gives MANAVEKNYLSREGYEKLDAELKDLKGRGRKEIAEEIAEARAKGDLSENAEYDAAKEAQGMLEKRIAELENALANARILDEEDIKTDKAYLLSTVTIYNHSVEREVKYRLVSKDEANFKKNKISIESPIGKAILGCEVGEVVTVDVPAGSLKLEIKNIER, from the coding sequence ATGGCCAATGCTGTGGAGAAGAACTACCTGTCCCGCGAAGGATACGAAAAACTGGATGCCGAACTCAAGGATCTGAAAGGTCGCGGACGCAAGGAGATTGCCGAGGAGATTGCCGAGGCCCGGGCCAAGGGCGACCTTAGCGAGAATGCGGAGTACGACGCCGCCAAGGAGGCACAGGGCATGCTGGAAAAACGCATCGCCGAACTTGAAAATGCCTTGGCCAACGCCCGCATCCTCGACGAGGAGGATATCAAGACCGACAAGGCCTACCTGCTTTCCACCGTCACCATCTACAACCATTCCGTGGAGCGCGAGGTGAAGTATCGGCTCGTTTCCAAGGACGAGGCCAATTTCAAGAAGAACAAAATCTCCATAGAGTCGCCCATCGGCAAGGCTATCCTGGGCTGCGAGGTGGGGGAAGTGGTAACGGTGGATGTGCCCGCCGGAAGCCTGAAACTGGAAATCAAGAACATCGAACGATAA